CGGGTACGGCGTTGGATCGAAGCTCCGCAGAACGATTCTGAAGCATGGCGTCGATCCGCCGATCGATCGAATCCATGCCGGAGTTACAGCCGCCCGCAAGCGCACCGGCGACTCCGGCGATGCCCAACATAGTTCGTACGATTTGCGCCTTGGCGGACATTGGCGCGTGGTCCGGAGATTGAATCGAGTGGCATTTCACGCGCTGTTATTCGGACTTTGTTAAGATCACGCGGCCTTGGCCGAAGCCGAAGTGTACCTCGCCGGGTCTGTGGTTGTTGCGAATACCGACCAGCGCGCATACAGTTCGCCATCGTCGATCGGACGACCCATCTCGTTAGGGATTTGGACGGATGTGAGGGTGGACCTCTCCGTGGCCTCCGGGTCGTCAGCGTTTCCAAGGTCTTGCGGTCGCTGGGTTTGCAGCCAAGATCGAGGAAACGTGGCGGGCAGCGCAATGGCGACCTGCCAGCCGTCGAGGCCTGTGAGCTTGGACGCTCAAATTGGTTCCGCGGGCCGCGCAGCGTTGTGCGCTGTGCTGTGTGCTTCGCGGTTGGTCTTCGCTCCGGAGAAACCGGGGAAGGGCCTCGATGGCTTCGATCACCTACGACGGGCGCAGTCTGCTTATTGACGGCAAGCGCATCTGGCTGGTATCCGGAACGGTTCAGTACACGCGCGTGCCTCGCGAATATTGGGCTGACCGAATCCACGCCGCGAAATTGGCGGGCCTGAACACGATCGACACCAGCATTGTCTGGGCGAGGCACGAGCCGCGCCCCGGCCACTTTGACTTCAAAGGCGACAACGATCTCAAGCACTTTGTCGATTTGGTCGGAAAGGCCGGCATGTATTGCACGGTCCGGCTCGGACCCCACGTTGGCAACGGATTCGACATGGGCGGAATGCCGGTCTGGCTTGTTTCGAACAAGAGCGCCGAAGCGAAGGCGGCCGAGGCGAAAGTCGCCGAGGGAAAACTCCCGACCAAGCCCGATGGCGACGATAACGCCGAAACCCGCGCGATCAAGGCCAAAGTCATGCGGCTGCGCGCGCCGAGCCAGCCTTTCCTGGAAGCGGCTTCGCGCTTCATCAACGCGGTGTCGAACCAGATCCGGATGCTGCAGGTCACAGCGACCGCCAAGGGCGGCCCGCTGGTGATGATCCACAACGAGGCGGGATGGACCTGCGGCGATCAAGTGATCGCCGATCACTACCTTGGCGAATTGCTCCGTTACATCCGCGAGTCGGGCTTCGACGTGCCGATCGCGAACAGCAACAACCTGTGGGCCGGAGTCGAAGGCGAAATCGACGGGTGGACCGGTGGCGATGAGATGCTCAGCGCGATGCGCCAGTTCGCGATGGTCCGTTCGCTGCAGCCGCGCTTCGTGGTGGACTTCGACACGGCGCCGCGCGATGTATGGGGCGCGGAGCCGGCGCAGGCACGTCCGGCGTGGCTCCTTCAGCGCCAACTCGCGGAGATTCTCGCGGGCGCCGGCCAATACAACCTCTCACCTTTCCACGCGGGAACGAACTGGGGCATCTCGGGCGGCCGGCTTTCCGACGGGCCCGATGTGTTCAGTGCCACCAACGTTTCGAGCCGAGCGCCGCTGACGCAAACCGGTGCAGCGGGCGAAACTCATGCCTTCCTCCGAAGGCTGAACACGTTCGCCTCGCGCTTCGGGCGCGTCCTGAGCGGATTCGACCCGACGTTCCACCCTGTGATGGTTGCGCCGCGCCTCGCGCTCGCGCACACCAAGAAGGGCAAGCACGACCCGCACGAGCCACCGGCGACCGTGGTGCACGCTTCCGGCAGCCAGGGCGGCGTCGCGTTTGTCTTCACGCCCGGACCCGCGGACAAGGGAGAAGTGCGCACGGTCGAACTGATGATGCACGACGGCACGCCGTTGCCGGTGCATCTGACCAACCAGTCGGTTGCATGGTGCCTGATCAACGCGAGCGTGGGCGGTCGTGCCAATGTCGATTACTGCACGCTGTGCGCGCTCGGCGCCGTGGGACGCACGCTCGTCGTGTTCGGTCCGGTCGGAACGCGCGGCACGATTTCGATCAACGGCTCGCCGCTCGAGGTCGAAGTTCCCGGCGCGGGCGCTCGTAATCCCGAAGTGATCGAGCACGAAAACGTGTACATCGTCGTCGTCAGCGAGGAACTCGCGGACGCGACCTATTTCGCGGAAGACGCGGTTTACGTCAATGCGTCTGGACTTACCACCGACGGTCGTCCGATGCCGATCGAGGGCCAGCGCCAGATCACGCGGATCGACGGCGAGGGGGATGTTCGAACGGTCGATACCGCGAAGCTGTCGCTCAGCAAGAAGGCCGAAAAGGCGCCGGAAAAGATCGCGCTCCACAACTGGACCTGCGCGCCGCTGGACGATTACATCTCGGGCGAGAGCGCGCGGTTTGCCGCGGTGGACGGGCCTGCGGACCTCTCAACGCTCGGTTCGACGACCAGCTACGGCTGGTACCGGATCAAGCTGAAGCCGTCGAAGGCGGAGCGCGTAACGATCGCATCGCCTTCGTCGGGTGATCGGCTGCACTTCTTCGATCGTTCGCGCGAGGTGGGGGTGCTGGGCGTCGGGTCCGGCGCTCATTCCACGCTCGGCTTGCCGCTGCATAAGCCGGAACAGACTCTCGTGGTTCTCGGGGAAGCGCTCGGTCGCTACAGCGACGGGCGCCACATGGGAGAGCCCAAGGGCCTCGTCTCACACCTCTTGGAAGTCGAGCCGATCAAGTCGGCGGCGCCCAAAGTCGAGATCGGGGAACCTCTCGACATCCTTCGCTTCAGCAGCCCGATCTACGACGTTCGGTCGTCCGACTCGACGCTGCCGGAACGCATCAGCTGGAATCTCGGGAAGAAGTCATCCTCTCCGATTCTTGTCGTGAACAAGGGGCTTCCGTGCGCGGCGCTCTTGATCGTGAACGACAAGCCGGTGACCGTGATCGATGAAGCCGGGCCCGCGACTTTTCTGATCGAGCAAGATCGCTTGGGACGCGGAAACGTCACCATCCAGCTCGCGCTCTTCCCGATCGAAGGCGGCGGCGACGGTGGCGGCGACGGCGAGGACAGCGTGAGCGGGCTTGTCGATGCCGCGGCATCGACGCTCGAGTTCTACTCGGTCGAGAACAACATATCCGCCAAGGCGGAATGGGCGTTCGCGAAGTTCGATCTGCCGACCGCCGCGATGTTCAAGGCGGGCAACAAGCACGAAGAAGGGCCGGTGTGGTGGAAGACATCGTTTCAGGCTCCGCACACTTCGGTGCCGATGTTCATCGAACTCGATGGATTGACCAAAGGGCAGATTTACCTGAACGGCCGTCACGTCGGGCGCTATTTCGTCGCAACGAAGGCCGGCAAGGAAGTGCCGACGCAAACCCGATACTGGCTTCCCGCGTGCTGGCTCAAGAAGGACAACGACCCGAAGCACCCGGCGATGAACGAGATCATGATCTTCGACGAGCACGGCGCGAAGCCGACGAAGCTCAAGGTGGTATTCGACGACACCGTCATGCCGATCACGACAGGGGTCAGCCAGGAGCCCGCGTGAAGCGCGGGGTGCCGAAGCGGGAAGCCGGCGAACTCTGGCGCAATGCGGCCTCGTTTGCGGCGCGCAAGCACGCAAATCAGTTGCGTCGCGACGGGCGCACACCTTACTTTGCGCACGTCGTCCGGGTCGCGATGACGGTTGCGGAAGTCTTCGGTTGCCACGACGAGGAGGCGCTCGCGGCGGCGCTCTTGCACGATGTCATCGAGGACACGACGACCGACTACGAGGACATCCTCGAGCGCTTCGGAAAAAAGGTCGCGGATATAGTGGCGGCGCTCACCAAGAACATGATGCTCCCTGAAGCGGCGCGGGAAAGGGAATACGACGCGCGGATCGCCAAGGCCGACTGGCGCGTGCGCCTTGTCAAGCTCGCGGATACCTACGACAATCTGCTCGATAGTGTCAACGACCCGCGCGGTGACAGGGATATCTCAAAGCGGATTGACGCGTGCCGGCGCGCAATCGCCCTCGCGCAGCCCGATGCGAAGGTGCGGCCGATTTGCCGCAATGCGATCGCGAAGACGAAAGAACTCCTCCGGAGCCATTCGCGTCGGAAAAAGTGAGCGTGCCGGTGGGTTCTCAGCGATCGCGAAGGATCTGACGGATCTGATCCATCTGGGCCTGGACGATCGCAAGATCCGCTTCCAATTCGTCCGTGGTCTGCTTCATGATCTGACGCTGCTCACGCGGAAGATTGGGATCGTTCGCCAGTCTGTTCGCGGTATCGATCCTGCCCCGGATAAGGGTGCGTTCTTCCAGCAGGCGCTGCTGGCGCTTCAGGAGCGCGTTGCGATTCTCGCCGCCAACGGCGTTGACGAACTGCTGCGGACGCATGGAGATCATGCTCGACTGCGGCGTACCCGAAGAAACTTTTTCGCGAGGATTGCCCGAGGCGACGAGATCGGCTGTGGGCGTTCCTTCACGCTGAACCGCGATGCGGGATCCATCCGGAAGCACGCGCTGCACCTGAAAATCGGGGCGCTGCATCGACGCGCGGCGGATTTCCGCTTCGGGATCGACTGGCTCGGCGCTCAATCGGTCCGCTTCAACCCAGGCCTGCGCCGGAATCGCACCGAGCGCCAGCGGAGCGGGCTGAACGGAAGCGCTGCGCCCGAGCCGCAACTTCCACGCCGCCTCCATCAGTTCCGGACTTGGGATCTGCGCTCCGCGAAGGTCGCGACGAGAACCAAGGCAGACGCTCACACGCATCGGACGACCTTCGCGCTCGATCTCGATCTGCACGATCTGGCCTTTGTCGCGGGAGATCGTTTCGAGCTGACACTGCAGATTGGTCCGGATCCGGCAACTATCGATCGATCGGAGCAGATCGCCGCCCTTGAGCACGTTCGCCGAATCAAAGCCATCGACTGTCGCATCGATCGGGATTCCTTCTTCGTATTGCTCTTCGGCGCCGGCGACACCGATCTGGCGGACGATTCCGAATTGCACTCCGAGCGCGCCGCGCGGCGTCGCGAAGAAAATCTCGCGGGCGATGCCGATCAGGCGTTCGCGCTGTTCCGGAGTTGCATCCGCGTTGACGAGCGCGAGCACGCGATCCGGCGAAGCGCCGGCCCAGGCCCGGAGTGTTTCCGCCGCCTTCTCGCGCGTTTCGATCGAATCGTTCTCGAGGTCGCGTACTGCGGAATCGACGAGTGGTCCAGAAGCCCGCGCAGTCGGCGCGGAGCCCGCCGCTAGAGCGAGAGCGATCGCGACCGATCGGATGATTGCAAAGCCGGGTTGGCGGATTCGAATACCCATAAGGGTGGCGCCCCTTCTGATTATAACCAACCGTTGCCTGCGCATGTTGTTGTACTGTGCCGAAGCCGCGCGGTTCCTGCGGTGAGCGGATACTTACCGGCAATTCATTCCTTGTCCCGAAACCGCCTTATTCGACGTTCTGGGCCTGTTCTTTGATGCGATCGATCGCGCCCTTGATCTCGACGGCGTGTCGCGAGATCACGGCGTCGGGCGATTTGCTGGCGATGGTGTTCGCTTCGCGGAGCATTTCCTGTGCGAGAAAATCGAGCGTGCGTCCGAGCGGGCGGGGTTCGTTGCTCGCGATCAACTCTTCGAACTGCTCGAGGTGGGCCCGCAGCCGGTTGATCTCTTCGGCGATGTCGGTGCGCTCGGCGTACGCCGCGATCTCGCGCACCAGATCAACAGAATCGATCTTGACCCCGACATCCTTGAGAAGCGTGTCGATCCGGGTGCGGAGGCGCTTTTCGTAATCGGCGATGACTTCCGGCGCGCGATCGGCGACAAGTTTGAGCCGCTCGGCGATGAACGCGTGGTGGGTGCGCAGGTCGGCGACGAGCGATTTCCCCTCGCGCTCGCGCATCGACTGGAGTTGCTTGATCGCCTTGTCGAGCAGATCGAGCATGGCGGCCTTTGTCGCTTCGAACCGTCCCTCCGCATCCGCCGGCGGTTGGAGCACGCCCGGGAGAGAGAGGAGGGCGCCGAGATCAACGGACGGAGCGCCGTCGAGCCGCTTGAGTTGCTCGATATAGCGGTTCAGCGCTTTGGTGTTGATCTCGTGGGCCGCGGCCTCGGTCTGATCCGAAATCGAGGCATTGACCGTCACCGTGCCGCGACTGATGCGCTCGCGCAATCGTGTCTCGAGTTCTGCCTCGAGACTCTGGAGTTCCTCCGGCAGCCGAAGGACCGTCTTGAGGTACTTGTTGTTGAGCGAGCGGATCTCGAGAACGTAATGAGCGCCATCCACATGTGCGGATGCCTCGCCGTAACCGGTCATGCTCCGAATCAAGCCACACCTCCCACAATGATGGACGCTGGCGCCGGCATTAGTTCTTGGGAGCGGGCTCGGAGGGTTTGGGTTCCGGGGCCGACGGGGAGGAAGCGGGCGCTGCCGCCGGCTCCGTCGCGCTGGGCGCGGCAGTGTTGGTCTCGGCCGGAGGCGTTACCGGGGGAGTTTGGCTCTCTGGTTGCGATGCTCCATCCGCGGGCTTCTCTTCTGGAGCGCTCGTCGACGTCGCGGCGGTGGTTTGCCGGACGGCAGCGGGCGTCGTCGCGTAATTGAGAATGATTCCAAAGAGCAGGAATGCCGCAAACACCGAGATTGTGAACCAGGTGAGCGCGTCACCTGTTTTGGTGCCGAATGCTGTCTGGCCCGAGCCGGCCGAGCCGCCTCCGAACGCCGCGGACAGCCCGCCGCCTTGGGGGCGCTGGATCAGGATGGCCAGCACCATCAGGGTGCTGATTCCGATGAACACCACCATGAGCAGCGCGGTCGCCCATGGATTGTTCATAAACCACTCGAAAATGCTGTTCATTGTCGCTCCGAAGTAGGCGGAGATGGTAGGTCGCGAACGGAACCGGCAGCCGAATTGGTCGCAACGAATCCGGCCCAAAACCGGTACGCTCTAGCCCGCCCGCAAGCGCAACATTCTCGGAGGCAGTCTGTGGCAGAAAACAATTGCGTCGTCGTTCGAATCCCGGCTTTGACGCCTTGTCTGAGGCCAAGTCTCAAATCAATTCTGGTGGCAATTGTCGCGGGGGGGTTGGCCTCGTGCGCCGGTTCGCAACCCCGCTCGGCGGATACGGCCGCAAGCTCTGGCGTCGTCGCGCTCGATCGCCCGGGACTCGATGTGACGTTTCATCAGCCCCAAGACTGGAAGAGCGTGATCGACGGACAGGAAGTCGCTGTGCCTTCGATGGAGATGGGCGACGACTCGATGACGATGAGCATTCTGAAAGAGGGTGCGTTAAATTCGCAGGTGATGAACAACTTGCGCGCGATCGCGGTGGAGCGCGGACCGAGGCTTACGGGCTCCGAGAATCTGCGAAGAGCACAGGACTGGGCGAGCAAGAGTTTCCGCGATTGGGGATTGACGAACGTTCACCTGGAGCAGTGGGGAACAGTCGGCGTCGGCTTTGATCGCGGGCCGAGCAGCGGCACGATTTATCTCGCGCGTCCGATGCGCCCCGAGACCCGTCCGGGTGTGAACACGCGCGATGCCGCAGACACGCCGGCAAGGGATGCGGCACCGGACGCCCAGAAGGAAGCGCCAAAGCCCGAACCAAGGATCGAATGGAACAAAGCACGCGAGGTGGAACTTACCGCGCTTTCGTGGAGTGTCGGCACGAACGGGACGGTGCGCGGCCCGGTCATCCGCGAACCCAAGACCGATGCGGAGTTCGAAGCCGTCAAGGGCGAACTGAAGGGCGCCTGGATTCTGGTGCAGGCGCCGCCGGCGCTCGGCATGCGCGGCATCCGCTCGATGATGTCGGCGCGCTACGACATGCGCAAAGAAGCTCGGAAGAAAGTCGCGGAAGGCAAGCCCATCTCCGAACTCCCGGTCGCCGAACGGCTCGCGTTCGAGCCGATCGCGGGGTACATCTCTTCGAGCCGCGATGAGCGCGTGTGGACCGGTGCGGTCCCCGGCTGGCGCGATCTCACGAACGCCGATCGCGATGGCGCCGACGACGATCAGGTGCACGTGCAGGTCCGGCTGAGCGACTACGACTTTCTGAATTCGCGTCTCGCCGATGGCGAAAAGGTGGAAGTCGAGTTCAACCTGGAGCACCACTTCAAGTCTGGTCCGGTGCCAGTGCACAACGTGATCGCCGAGATCAAGGGCAGCAAGTTCCCCGACGAATACGTGATCATCTCGGCGCACCTCGATAGCTGGGATGGCCCAGGCTCCCAGGGCGCAACGGACAACGGAACCGGGAGCGCCGTGACACTCGAGGCCGCGCGCATCCTGAAGGCCGTGAACGCCAGGCCGCTGCGAACGATCCGGTTTATCTTGTGGGCGGGTGAGGAGCAGGGTCTGCTCGGCTCCAAGGGTTATATCGAGTCGCACAAAGACGAACTCTCCGGCATCAGCGCCGTGTTCGTTGATGATGGAGGAACGGGATATCAGGCGGGCGTGCAGGCGGCAACCGGGCAGGTGGAGATGCTCGCCGCGGCGAGCGCACCGATGAACAACGTCTTCTTCAGCCGCTTCGACAAGAAATTCCTCAACGTCGACATCAAGAACACGGGCGAGATGATGAAGAGCCACGGGGGCTCCGATCACGCGAGTTTCAATCAGGCCGGCGTGCCCGGTTTCTTTTGGGAGGAAGGCGGACGCGCGGATTACGGTTTCGGCTGGCACACACAGAACGACAAGATCGAACTTGCGATCGAGGAGTATCTGATCCAATCGGCGACGAACTCGGCTGTCGTGGCTTATCGGCTCGGATGCGCGCCGACGCTGTTGCCGCGGGCGAAGGTGGATACGGCGGGCGAGCGCCCGAACATGCCGAGGCGGCGAGAACAGAGAGAGCAGGAGACACCCCCGCCAGCGCCTGCGAATCCGAGCAGGAGTTGAAGGGTGGGGCTCGCGTGTGTCGCTCGCCCCCGCAAGCGAGCGGCTCGCCAGCCGCGCTGAAGCGCGTTCCAATCTGGAAATGGAGGTTACTCTCCACCGCTCGAACGATCCTCGCGGCGGAGACCTCGGGGAAACACTGACGGAATTACCTTTCCGCTGCAAGCAAACAGATCTGCGAACACGCCTTAGGGGAGATGTGTGAGGGGGCTGTGGGTTTGGTTGGCGGGGATCGCCTCCTCCCCTGGGCTGAATTCGCACCGTTTGGTTTTCCAGGGTTTGGTGGTTGGTTCTGGGGAGCTGATGGCTTTGGATTCTGGTTCCTGGGTCTCAAGTCCTTACAAAGGCCTCTGGGGAGTCAACACTGCCATCTGAAGGTTCCTGGGATCGGCAAACGGGCGGGTGGGTGGGATAGTTCTGAGCGGCTGGAGCGGCCACCGTGAAACGAGGGCCGCTAAGGCGGGTAAAAACGTGTTTGACAGGTTGCCCGGAGCCCGAGGGGCGACCGAGCAGCCTGAGCGCGTTCTAGGGCCATTGGCGTTCGCCATTTCGGCCTTCCCACCGCGCGAACAGCCGTGAACAGGAGCGAACAAGCTTGTTCGCGCTCATCCCGGCACCAATTTAGTGCGAGACGGCCCAGTCTTCGGGTATGCTGCAGCTTGGTGCGGGATTCCAACTCCTCTGGCGGAAACGCAATCCCCCACCCCAATGCTGCGAGGGGTCGGCAACGGCCCCCGCAGGTTTTGCCTCGCTGGGCTACGGGCCACTCATCCGTGGTTTCCGGCCAAAGCGCGTTGCCGAGGCCTTCACCCAGCCGTAAGCCTCGCAATCGACGCTGCCGATGGAAGATCGCGACCCAAGTCCAAGCTGAAAAAAAACTCGATGCACGGCAGTTGCCAAAGCTCCACTTCGCGCTAGTTTCCGAAGCGAAGGAGTTCACAATGAACGGGAGCAATGGAACTACGGATCGGCGGCCTGCGACCCCCGGTTATCTGAAGGGAATTGATAGCCCGAAAGAGGCCCGCGAGTTTCTGCAGGGACTAAGGCTTCGAGTGCAAGTGCTTGCCCAACAGGCGGGAGCAAAGAAGCCGGATCGCGAAAGCTGCCACGAGCAACTCCGCCGGCTCAAGGACGACTTGCGAGAGTGGATGCGCCAAATGGACGCGAGGTGCCGCGATGGCACGGACACCGATCTGGAACGTCGATTACTCCGTCACGCCATACGCGGATGCCTACTTCAGATCCGTGTACGCGTGAACTCACGTCCGGGGCGATCGTGGAGCAACGACCTTTACTCTGCTGAGGTCGATGTGCTTTGGGCGGAACTCCAACTCGATAGGTGGGAGGAGCGCAACGAAAACCCCGCCTCGTGAGAGGTGGGGTCGTCCTTTGGCGGGACGCGGTTGCCTGGCGGAGTCATGGGCTTTGTCCTTTATCGCTGATCGAAGATGCCGTTGATTCGTGCGCCTCCCTCATGGAAAGTTCCTTCGGGTTGGCTGCCAGATCACTTCCACGGTAGCGACCCCCCAGACGGCAATGCAGATAGTCGGCTCTACCGTGACGCACTGCGTCGGTGCCTGTCGGCCTTGCTGTTGTCCACTTAATTCACTGTAACCGCCATACACCGGAGGCTATCAAAACTGCTTTCGCGATGCAATCTCGTTGCAATGGCCGCCAGGTGACACGAGGCAACGCGAATCGACAAAGTGGAATTCCCTGCAGGGGCGGTGATTCCTTTCGGTGCATGTACCGAATTGAAACCCATGTCTCCTACTTGTCAGGCGGTGTAAAAGCCTGTCCTGTTACCGTAATGCTGGAGGCTTCGAGGAAATGCAGCGACCGCATTCTCATCCGGCGGCTGCGATGATTCAAAGTTCCGTCCTGCCCTAGACGGGCTCGCTCTCAACACTTGGCATCCACCCGTTCACCCGTTCCGCCAAGCCGGGCTCGCCAATACCTTCCAGCTTCGTCGCGGCCTTCTCAAAGAGCCCGGCCAATTCGGACACGAGCTCGGGCTTCACACGCCTGGGATTCTGCCGGTCCGCGATCAGATTGGACAACGCGATCTTCATTGCCGTAACTCCTGTGACCGCGACGGTTCCGGGGCGGGATCACCCGATCCCGACATGCTCTCGGAGCCAGCCGCCTTCGTGAGGAGGAGGCGGCGCTCCCGAGAGCTGATGTTCCGGCGCATCAACGACGGCGCCGGCGAGCGAGCCGCTTTGCCGAGCGCGGCATGGCGGCAGCTAGCGGGCAAATCAATTTGCCTGCGGCTGTTCCGCCGAATCGCGGGACTGGGTCCATAAATGCGGGTATCGAGCATCGCTCACTGCCGCAACATGTCCACCGCCTCTTTACATGATACCAAAAGCAGCCTGAGTGTCGAAGTTGCTGTTGAGCGTATACTTCGTCTTCGGAGGAGTTCGAGGCTTACGGGGGTCGAAATGAGCAACGAATTTGAAGGCAAAGTACGAGCCGGGTTCAAGGACGTGGCTTCTTCCATGCAGCTTCTTCAGTCGCAGACAAGAGCCATTCAAAAGAGTCAAGAGGCATTGGTGCAAGTTGTGGTAGCGCTCGCCAACGGCGCACCCAAACAGGAAAAGGCTGGAGGCGTCACAAGAAAATTCCTGGAAATTCTAAATACGTTCGCCGCCGTGGTCATCGCTCTTGTTCTTCTGAGTGTGGTTTTGTGGGCTATTCCCGAAGCGAATTCGTGGTTGCGACTGATTGCAAAGAGCTCTGGAAAACCCGACGCGCTCGCCGGTGTCGTAATTGACACAGTAACAAAGGGCACATCTTTAAGTTCTGATGACAAGAATCAGCCGGTTCGGTTGACGCACGCCTTGATAATAAGAGTGCCCGCAATCACGTCGAGCGAAGCGGACAAGAGTTTCATCGAGCTGCACAAAATATTGAATGGCGTCGGCGGTTGGAACAGATGGCGAATTGAGCGAAAATCAGACCGACCGGACGACGCCGACAAGGGACTAATAGCTGAAAAGTATATGTATTTTGTGGCATTGGCAAAGGATCAAGTTGTATCGACGACGCGGCAGCTGATGCCTTTGCTTGAAAATATATTTCCCACGGACCACATGTTGATAACGGTATCGTTGTCCGATAGCGAGACGTGGAATAGTATAAATCCAACTGCCGCGATCGGTCAGTCTACGTCTCCGCAATAAGGCATAGCAATATGGTGATGCAAGCTTGCAAGCGCTACAAACTACGCGCGGGCAACTAATAGTTGCTACGGAAGGAGCAGCAATGCTCTGGGGTTGGTTTTGGCAAATCGTGGACTAGAGTATCAGGCAGTGGGCCCTCAGCGCGGTTCGTCCCGGCGATGACTTATGATTCGCACCGGCGTGGCGCAGCGCTTTTCGGAGGGGACACGAAATCAGGGATCAGTAGTCAAAGGTGGGAGCATTCGCCTCGGTGTCTAGCCGATTTCAACGGGGACCACGTTGTGGATGATGCGGATGTCAGCGTGTTTGCGGTGGCGTGCGACCTCGCTGGATGTGGAGATGCTGCGATGCCGCCCGGATGCCAAGCAGACTTGAATCATGACGATATGGTGGACGACGGTGACTTTGGCGTCTTTGCTGCGGCATACAACGTGTTGCTTCGTCCGTAGTCATGCGATAGTTGTTGGTGGGGTGGATTTGGGTGGCGTGCAATCGTGTCGATTAATTGACTACTGCGCGATGCGAAAAAGCAGAACAGCCGAGCCTTCGCTCGGCTGTTCTGTGGTTTCGAGCGGATGAACGCCGGCCCTAGCTACGGATACTACCTGTCACTTGGCTTTGGCATCCAAGTGTTGACTCGGTCGGCCAGTTCGTGGTTCCCAAGCTCCTTCGGGGCCGCTACTGGTTGTCCGAAAAGAGTGTCAAGCTCTGTAACGAGTTCCGATTTCTTTCGGCTGAGCGCGGCGCTGCCATGAGCAGGTCCCCGAAGGACTCCCATCAGGTGGGCAAGCTGCACCTTTTGGTAGCCCGCGAGCCATTCTGCGCTGGGTGTCCACTTCTTTCGAATCGACACGCCGAGTTCGGTAGCAAGCAGCCTCACGAGCGGAGTGTCGCGGTGGGGGTAGCCGGTGATGGCTTCCAAGATCAGCGTTCCAATCAGTGCGTCCAGTTGCTTCTCCATGAGTGGCGAGAGTGTCGTGTACGCCTCGTTCACTTCGTAGGATTTGTCGATGCCAGTGGAGGTCGACTTTATCTGTGGTCCCTGGATAGTGGACCGCTTCGATGGCGAGCTTGAGGCACTTGGCGCGCGGCTATAAACACCTGAGAGCGTCGTATGCATTCGCGAACAGAACAAAGTCCACATCATCGACCGCGGCATCGCCGTTGAGATCAGAAGGGCAACCAACGGCCATCGTCTCGCTTGCACACAGCAGCGTGTCATAGGCGGCAACGAAAATCACGAAGTCGGCATCGTCGACGACAGAATCCGCGTTGAGATCTGCGGGACATAGGTCCCACGGCCGAAGCTGAGACAATCGAAACGCTCGAATTCCCCCGTTATGCGTCAAATAGCCAGCAATTGAGGTGCCGTCATGTGAGATATCGACTGGAACCATGCTCTTGATGTAACTCAGATCAACGCCGGCTGCCAGCGCGTACTCG
The DNA window shown above is from Phycisphaeraceae bacterium and carries:
- a CDS encoding YicC family protein, translated to MIRSMTGYGEASAHVDGAHYVLEIRSLNNKYLKTVLRLPEELQSLEAELETRLRERISRGTVTVNASISDQTEAAAHEINTKALNRYIEQLKRLDGAPSVDLGALLSLPGVLQPPADAEGRFEATKAAMLDLLDKAIKQLQSMREREGKSLVADLRTHHAFIAERLKLVADRAPEVIADYEKRLRTRIDTLLKDVGVKIDSVDLVREIAAYAERTDIAEEINRLRAHLEQFEELIASNEPRPLGRTLDFLAQEMLREANTIASKSPDAVISRHAVEIKGAIDRIKEQAQNVE
- the secG gene encoding preprotein translocase subunit SecG, whose product is MNSIFEWFMNNPWATALLMVVFIGISTLMVLAILIQRPQGGGLSAAFGGGSAGSGQTAFGTKTGDALTWFTISVFAAFLLFGIILNYATTPAAVRQTTAATSTSAPEEKPADGASQPESQTPPVTPPAETNTAAPSATEPAAAPASSPSAPEPKPSEPAPKN
- a CDS encoding bifunctional (p)ppGpp synthetase/guanosine-3',5'-bis(diphosphate) 3'-pyrophosphohydrolase, with translation MKRGVPKREAGELWRNAASFAARKHANQLRRDGRTPYFAHVVRVAMTVAEVFGCHDEEALAAALLHDVIEDTTTDYEDILERFGKKVADIVAALTKNMMLPEAAREREYDARIAKADWRVRLVKLADTYDNLLDSVNDPRGDRDISKRIDACRRAIALAQPDAKVRPICRNAIAKTKELLRSHSRRKK
- a CDS encoding beta-galactosidase; the protein is MASITYDGRSLLIDGKRIWLVSGTVQYTRVPREYWADRIHAAKLAGLNTIDTSIVWARHEPRPGHFDFKGDNDLKHFVDLVGKAGMYCTVRLGPHVGNGFDMGGMPVWLVSNKSAEAKAAEAKVAEGKLPTKPDGDDNAETRAIKAKVMRLRAPSQPFLEAASRFINAVSNQIRMLQVTATAKGGPLVMIHNEAGWTCGDQVIADHYLGELLRYIRESGFDVPIANSNNLWAGVEGEIDGWTGGDEMLSAMRQFAMVRSLQPRFVVDFDTAPRDVWGAEPAQARPAWLLQRQLAEILAGAGQYNLSPFHAGTNWGISGGRLSDGPDVFSATNVSSRAPLTQTGAAGETHAFLRRLNTFASRFGRVLSGFDPTFHPVMVAPRLALAHTKKGKHDPHEPPATVVHASGSQGGVAFVFTPGPADKGEVRTVELMMHDGTPLPVHLTNQSVAWCLINASVGGRANVDYCTLCALGAVGRTLVVFGPVGTRGTISINGSPLEVEVPGAGARNPEVIEHENVYIVVVSEELADATYFAEDAVYVNASGLTTDGRPMPIEGQRQITRIDGEGDVRTVDTAKLSLSKKAEKAPEKIALHNWTCAPLDDYISGESARFAAVDGPADLSTLGSTTSYGWYRIKLKPSKAERVTIASPSSGDRLHFFDRSREVGVLGVGSGAHSTLGLPLHKPEQTLVVLGEALGRYSDGRHMGEPKGLVSHLLEVEPIKSAAPKVEIGEPLDILRFSSPIYDVRSSDSTLPERISWNLGKKSSSPILVVNKGLPCAALLIVNDKPVTVIDEAGPATFLIEQDRLGRGNVTIQLALFPIEGGGDGGGDGEDSVSGLVDAAASTLEFYSVENNISAKAEWAFAKFDLPTAAMFKAGNKHEEGPVWWKTSFQAPHTSVPMFIELDGLTKGQIYLNGRHVGRYFVATKAGKEVPTQTRYWLPACWLKKDNDPKHPAMNEIMIFDEHGAKPTKLKVVFDDTVMPITTGVSQEPA
- a CDS encoding M20/M25/M40 family metallo-hydrolase, which gives rise to MAIVAGGLASCAGSQPRSADTAASSGVVALDRPGLDVTFHQPQDWKSVIDGQEVAVPSMEMGDDSMTMSILKEGALNSQVMNNLRAIAVERGPRLTGSENLRRAQDWASKSFRDWGLTNVHLEQWGTVGVGFDRGPSSGTIYLARPMRPETRPGVNTRDAADTPARDAAPDAQKEAPKPEPRIEWNKAREVELTALSWSVGTNGTVRGPVIREPKTDAEFEAVKGELKGAWILVQAPPALGMRGIRSMMSARYDMRKEARKKVAEGKPISELPVAERLAFEPIAGYISSSRDERVWTGAVPGWRDLTNADRDGADDDQVHVQVRLSDYDFLNSRLADGEKVEVEFNLEHHFKSGPVPVHNVIAEIKGSKFPDEYVIISAHLDSWDGPGSQGATDNGTGSAVTLEAARILKAVNARPLRTIRFILWAGEEQGLLGSKGYIESHKDELSGISAVFVDDGGTGYQAGVQAATGQVEMLAAASAPMNNVFFSRFDKKFLNVDIKNTGEMMKSHGGSDHASFNQAGVPGFFWEEGGRADYGFGWHTQNDKIELAIEEYLIQSATNSAVVAYRLGCAPTLLPRAKVDTAGERPNMPRRREQREQETPPPAPANPSRS